One genomic window of Lytechinus variegatus isolate NC3 chromosome 1, Lvar_3.0, whole genome shotgun sequence includes the following:
- the LOC121407553 gene encoding uncharacterized protein LOC121407553, translating into MSSEEHTGGDKSKTSPESFAADETKSGNGEKDPGESPVRTALLLDSQPVRQTDADMDGAQCSTQTLTRKSELKPLLPIDRVPMNAIVTDVGLLHVSSTVGNDSKLINLGIYLGFTYQEVREYKQTNYTGGEVGHQGTTKMLFDWKMKHTGYIRDLYAALEKSELVAVAEAVLLQEEGSYTYLEVPLSGSEDPFITMFKEELTQYYLDDYCCVKTDPWDEREFKLNQYFINMALCQENTSTGKVTKIPLKGGHNDLFDLKVDERLRNRILVFGEGGMGKTTLCKKLAYDWATKKEQSPLRNIPIVCALEFQKLQESDNVADAIHNQLLCKDSDITPKKIRQFIKANPEKIAIVLDGYDEFDPGSHKGDINDLLSCKIMYQVITLITTRPWHACLLRQKTHMYAQVSLDGFDADGIKAYVSQYFEDEPVANRCYESILANGIMLQLSRTPILLSMICYLKKVCSEDIDHLDTLNSLFAKFLRALFVNNIDRVGETQRPLYHEMVTEVIDMAKLEEFWDNLGEIALRGVLVPGKKLMFSMEVFQGREYICEVGLKLGILVRQKLKVTQDNVFESMKIVYSFPHLLFQEKCAGDFLAAHPDVLDSTLQGVDGVGEAISLQYALAFTCGRRPREEYCQSRLRSKKIIKRLSEMQDISGDTTSFLSETQHLGNIIPDILDDMLAIKSYHFARSLFLLSIVLNHESQAGSELLEEITSLDKDRPVHSPDQDYDGRLCDCLLYFLKSASLNNCLLQPCGSLTLTNSINKIPLFDFLSMAMKVFTELRNVSMMKYSADFSLPRGYTDDGNSSSKKTMLQELHLSYGLEPVNLSDLLNLMVGLDFDALALSISNCQMDMISHASEISQSMNPGFRQYNGIRKIELTSIETPVEMTYLLETAARFCPMLMDLNLNFMALNMPTYASLEDWPIDFLGKTSLKRLNIGYTDNPIQAIDLIKVLSLYCTCLKRCYLTDVEVEIPSPMDIEFVDFAEKLAVEEFELNNLHSTVNFADIMCLVGKTCSGVKLISLNRFKLSIPNLVEIRRIGLFENPELEDIRIRMTKSASTTPLSGQGGESTGNVSDSPKDQSSAGASAKKFDSPDDEIKTGVKTDKRDSLSIPSITCQSNTMARDFADERRLSSFDNRTHIPLKTSSKLSTNVISTSRTISKPMDVSCDTPNLHQHTHSATENRVQVNTSQVHGNVIPNANEIKRLLKHFSPYVMPESGPLPTTDREVSLIFLNKNIPQNWFSLLDLLALTATTSSNLKRLRLLDVNVEIPSLSLLKSYPFRVGIKHLIMAKTRFRNASLVQVLNVVAAVCPNLQLLGLSDWLEDIGPNINVDYESPCNLNLTEIRVEFLHNSVSLHGMLSLTSAICPSLRILSIANIKGSMSTPSEESTQSRKCHTPPPRFQLSLIRCWSPISIPELLSLMRRFYQVAILKVALWDCQLAVPPERSDYSWYSERHQYQVHLTKCRARLVGMTVQNTMSKTCPFFARVVNDDDKDEPLKYQTPGQTNLFDEASFFDDRRRLMHYAFLQHEIDAIESPNSPRDVY; encoded by the exons ATGAGCTCAGAAGAACATACAGGGGGTGATAAGAGTAAGACATCACCCGAATCGTTTGCAGCTGATGAGACTAAATCTGGGAACGGTGAGAAAGACCCTGGAGAGTCTCCTGTAAGAACAGCATTGCTCCTGGACTCCCAACCAGTCAGACAAACAGATGCTGACATGGATGGTGCACAATGTTCCACTCAGACATTGACAAGAAAGTCAGAATTGAAACCACTCTTGCCAATAG ACAGGgtgccaatgaatgcaataGTCACAGACGTCGGTTTATTACATGTATCGTCGACAGTCGGAAACGATTCCAAGCTTATAAACCTGGGTATTTATCTTGGATTCACCTACCAGGAGGTACGTGAATATAAACAGACGAATTATACTGGTGGAGAAGTGGGTCATCAAGGAACAACCAAGATGCTCTTTGATTGGAAGATGAAACACACGGGATACATTCGAGACCTTTACGCAGCCTTGGAGAAGTCAGAATTGGTCGCTGTTGCTGAAGCGGTCCTCTTACAAGAAG AAGGGTCCTATACTTATCTGGAAGTACCCTTGTCTGGCAGTGAGGACCCTTTCATCACGATGTTTAAAGAGGAATTGACACAGTACTACCTTGACGACTACTGCTGCGTGAAAACAGACCCATGGGATGAAAGAGAGTTCAAGCTCAACCAATACTTCATCAACATGGCGCTATGTCAGGAAAACACTAGCACAGGTAAAGTCACAAAGATTCCTCTCAAAGGAGGACACAACGATCTATTTGATCTCAAGGTCGATGAGCGGTTACGCAATCGTATCCTTGTCTTTGGTGAGGGAGGCATGGGAAAAACCACACTGTGTAAAAAGCTAGCTTACGACTGGGCAACCAAAAAAGAGCAATCGCCACTTCGGAATATCCCCATCGTTTGCGCTCTGGAATTTCAAAAGCTGCAGGAATCGGACAATGTAGCCGATGCCATCCACAATCAACTCCTGTGCAAGGACAGTGACATCACTCCTAAAAAGATTAGGCAGTTCATCAAGGCCAATCCGGAAAAGATTGCCATTGTGCTTGATGGCTATGACGAGTTTGATCCTGGGAGTCACAAGGGCGACATCAATGACTTGCTGTCTTGCAAGATCATGTACCAGGTGATAACATTAATCACCACACGTCCATGGCATGCTTGTTTATTGCGGCAGAAGACACATATGTATGCTCAAGTCAGTCTCGATGGCTTTGATGCTGATGGAATCAAAGCCTATGTCAGTCAATACTTTGAAGATGAACCAGTAGCAAACAGGTGCTATGAGAGCATTCTGGCAAATGGGATCATGCTACAACTCTCAAGAACGCCGATCCTACTCTCAATGATTTGTTATCTGAAGAAGGTTTGTTCTGAAGACATTGATCATCTCGACACCCTAAACTCTCTCTTTGCCAAGTTCCTCCGGGCTCTCTTTGTCAATAACATTGACAGAGTTGGCGAAACACAGCGACCACTCTATCATGAAATGGTCACAGAAGTTATTGATATGGCTAAGCTTGAAGAATTTTGGGACAATCTTGGTGAAATAGCACTGAGAGGGGTGTTAGTCCCAGGAAAGAAATTGATGTTTTCAATGGAAGTCTTTCAAGGAAGAGAGTACATCTGTGAAGTAGGATTGAAATTGGGAATCCTCGTCCGGCAGAAATTGAAAGTAACACAAGATAACGTGTTTGAATCGATGAAGATTGTCTACTCCTTTCCGCACCTTCTCTTCCAAGAAAAGTGTGCAGGTGATTTCTTAGCGGCTCATCCTGACGTCTTAGACTCAACTTTGCAAGGTGTAGACGGTGTCGGAGAGGCTATTTCTTTACAGTATGCTCTGGCTTTTACTTGTGGAAGAAGACCACGAGAAGAGTATTGCCAGAGCCGTTTACGTTCAAAGAAAATCATCAAGCGTCTTTCAGAGATGCAAGACATTTCTGGAGATACCACCTCGTTCTTGTCTGAGACACAACATCTTGGCAACATCATTCCAGACATTTTGGACGACATGCTCGCCATAAAGTCCTACCATTTCGCAAGATCTCTCTTTCTGCTCAGCATTGTACTTAATCATGAAAGTCAAGCTGGTTCCGAGCTTCTTGAGGAAATCACTAGCCTAGATAAAGATCGCCCTGTTCATTCTCCTGATCAGGACTATGATGGTAGACTCTGTGAttgtcttctttattttttgaagtCCGCCTCCTTAAACAACTGTCTCCTACAGCCCTGTGGCTCCTTAACGTTGACCAACAGCATAAACAAGATACCATTATTTGATTTCTTGTCGATGGCAATGAAGGTATTCACAGAATTACGGAATGTATCCATGATGAAATACTCTGCTGACTTTAGCCTCCCAAGAGGGTACACGGATGACGGAAATAGTTCGTCTAAAAAAACAATGCTTCAGGAACTTCACCTGAGTTATGGTCTAGAGCCTGTAAATCTCTCAGATCTACTGAATCTCATGGTTGGGTTGGATTTCGATGCACTAGCGTTGAGTATTTCAAACTGTCAGATGGATATGATCTCTCATgcttcagaaatttcacagtCAATGAATCCTGGTTTTCGACAGTACAATGGCATAAGAAAGATCGAGCTTACCAGCATTGAAACTCCTGTTGAAATGACTTATCTTCTAGAGACCGCTGCAAGGTTTTGTCCGATGTTGATGGACTTAAATCTAAATTTTATGGCACTGAATATGCCAACCTATGCTTCATTAGAGGATTGGCCTATTGATTTTCTTGGAAAGACGTCTCTCAAAAGGCTTAACATCGGGTACACCGACAATCCTATCCAAGCCATAGACCTCATAAAAGTCCTTTCACTGTATTGCACCTGCCTAAAGAGGTGCTATCTGACTGATGTTGAGGTGGAAATACCTTCTCCAATGGACATAGAGTTCGTTGACTTTGCTGAGAAGTTAGCCGTAGAGGAGTTTGAGCTGAATAATTTGCATTCCACCGTGAACTTCGCTGATATCATGTGCCTTGTGGGAAAGACATGTTCAGGAGTGAAGTTGATATCCCTCAACAGATTTAAGTTGTCAATCCCAAACTTGGTCGAAATAAGAAGAATTGGTTTGTTTGAAAACCCAGAGCTTGAAGATATCCGCATCCGAATGACAAAGAGCGCCTCTACTACTCCCCTTAGTGGTCAAGGTGGAGAATCAACTGGTAATGTGAGTGATTCTCCAAAGGATCAAAGTTCGGCAGGTGCTTCTGCAAAGAAGTTTGACAGTCCTGACGATGAGATCAAGACAGGAGTAAAGACAGATAAGAGGGATTCACTTTCAATACCTTCTATCACATGCCAAAGTAATACGATGGCTCGTGATTTTGCAGATGAGAGGAGACTCTCCTCTTTTGATAACAGGACACATATCCCTTTGAAAACTTCCTCCAAACTCAGCACTAATGTCATATCGACAAGCAGAACTATTTCTAAACCCATGGATGTGAGTTGTGACACTCCTAATCTCCATCAGCACACCCATTCCGCAACAGAGAACAGGGTGCAGGTAAACACGTCACAAGTGCATGGAAACGTCATCCCGAATgcaaatgaaatcaaaagatTACTGAAACATTTCTCTCCTTATGTCATGCCTGAGAGTGGACCACTACCAACAACAGACAGAGAGGTTTCGCTCATATTTTTGAATAAGAACATACCCCAAAACTGGTTTTCTCTGTTAGATTTGCTAGCTCTCACAGCTACAACGAGCTCAAATCTGAAGAGATTGCGACTACTCGACGTGAATGTCGAAATACCATCACTCTCTCTATTAAAGAGCTACCCTTTCAGAGTTGGGATCAAGCATCTCATTATGGCAAAGACCAGATTTCGTAATGCTTCACTGGTGCAGGTTCTGAACGTTGTTGCTGCAGTGTGTCCAAATTTGCAGTTGTTGGGTCTGTCTGATTGGCTAGAAGACATAGGTCCAAATATTAACGTCGACTACGAGTCACCTTGTAATTTGAACTTGACAGAGATAAGAGTAGAGTTTCTCCACAACTCTGTTTCGTTGCATGGCATGTTGTCTCTAACTTCTGCCATCTGTCCAAGTTTGAGAATTCTTTCCATTGCTAATATAAAAGGATCAATGTCCACGCCATCAGAAGAATCTACCCAAAGCAGAAAATGCCATACACCACCACCGAGATTTCAACTTAGTTTAATACGGTGCTGGAGTCCCATCAGTATACCTGAGTTGCTGTCTTTAATGAGGAGATTCTACCAAGTTGCTATTCTGAAGGTAGCACTATGGGACTGCCAATTAGCCGTTCCTCCAGAAAGGAGTGACTATTCCTGGTATTCTGAAAGACATCAGTATCAAGTGCACTTGACGAAATGTAGAGCACGTCTTGTTGGAATGACTGTCCAGAACACCATGTCTAAAACCTGCCCTTTCTTTGCCCGGGttgtcaatgatgatgataaagatgagcCGTTGAAATATCAGACTCCTGGTCAGACCAACCTCTTTGATGAGGCTTCATTCTTTGATGATAGACGGCGACTCATGCATTATGCATTTCTCCAGCATGAAATTGATGCAATCGAATCTCCTAATTCTCCTAGAGATGTGTACTAA